Below is a window of Mycobacterium dioxanotrophicus DNA.
CAGTGTCGCGGTGCCGCACACTGAATTGCGAAGTCAAGCCACCGTCGCCGGGCACAAACCAGGTCAACTCGCCGTGTGCACCAACGCCGTATATACCCACGCCGATCACGATCGCTATTGCATATTCGCCGAGTTGCTCAAGATTTGGTTGTCCCTGCCGCCCTGCGACGCGCAGATCTGTCGGCCCGTCGTAAACCATTTCACCGGATGAAGTGTCGACCACCCATGCTGTCGACGGCACGTTGAGGTCAGCCGGCTGCCGAACGCACAGGACCATGGGCGGCCCGTTCACGAAACAGTTGAAATTTGTTGCGTTGCCGGCCGGTCCGAGCCGCACTGGTCCGAACGTGCGCTTGCCGCTGGTCACATCAAGGCCGAGCAGCCACCAACCTTCGTCCGTGATACCGAGAAACACGCCTAGATCACCGACGTTTCCTACCGGTCGCGCGACTGTACCGGGCGGGAGCCCGAGCTGATCGACGGTGACCGTCCAGCCCGGAACCGGCAGCTGGCGCATCGACTGTGCCAACAGCGTCTGTTGCGGCAAGTCGAGTGCCAAAGCCTCGGATTGGGGCTGCCCTTGCGTCGTCTTGCCACCGCAGCTCACCAAGACAAGAACGGTAAGTACGGCCAGGCACCGTCGAAGAAGCCGTGACAGCGGTCTCACCGTCATTCAGCACCTCTCGCAACGACGTTGAGTCGTTGTACCGCTTGGCCGTCGGCAAGCTCCTCACGATGTTCGGGATGCTCCCAATAGAAACGCATCAGGTCACGTAACGCCTGACCTGCCGGCGTGTACCAGTCCGACGGAAGTGTCCGAATTCCCCCGTCGTCGGTTGCTATATACGTCGTCCCGGTGGGCTTACGTCCATTACGCGGCCTGTCCGCGATCTCCGCCAGTTCATCCCAGGTGCGCCGTGCTGTTGTCATCGAGTTCCCCATTGCAATGCCGTCGGCGCTCATCCGGAGCAGGCTCATACCGCGTTGCCGGGCAATCTGACCCATGCTGAACACACCAATGGCCGCTCCGACAGCGCACATGGCTACGTAATACTTCTGGTCGCCGCGCGGTGTCGGGATGTCCAACATGTTGAGGGGCGCGAACACCGCGTAGACACCCATCGCGATAAACACGCCGATCGTCGACGCCATGAGACAGCGGTCAATCCGGGGATCCGGCCGAACCGTCGTCACGCCGTCGCGGCACGTGACGCGGGGTGACACTCTTCCCGATGCGACAACCACCAGCATCGCGACCATCCCCAAAGCGAAGACCGCGAAACCCAACGCCACGGCCGCCGACAACCACTCAGCACGCCCAGCGAACAGGAACGTCCACACCACACAAAACGCCCCGAACGGGCCGAAGATGAGGCACAGAAACGCGGCGGCGACAGAGGACTTCACGGCCCACACATCACGTTGCCGACCAACTTTCCGACGTAGCCAAAGACAAAGCCGCCCGCCACGTTTCCTCCCATGGCGGCAAGCGGGCCAACCCCGGGTATCGCACCTACCGCAATCGACGTGGCGAAACCTCCTGCCAGGCCGATTCCACCGGACCAGGCTGCCACGCATTTCTCGTACGCTGTGTCCCCCGTGTAGATCCCGAGAGCCATCTGCGCGATGCCCATCGCGGGGCCGCCCCATTTTGCGCCCGCTTTCAGCCCATCGAGGACGTGTGGGCTCACTCCCTGGATGCCTTTGCCGGCCTTGACCTCCAAACCGGAAAGCGCGCCACCGGTCAACGTCGGTATCGGGTCTTGGAAGAACGAATCCGGCAGCTTCTTTTCGTTGCCGTTGGCCGCGATGCAGCTCCCGGACTGGGTCCCGTCGGGGTTCTGCGAGATGGTCATGTGTGTCCCGTCGGCCCACGCCACATCTGTGCGTTTGCCGCCGTCCTCACGCGGGGTGGTCGTGGTATCCGATATCCAGTTGCCGTTCTTGTCGAGGTGCAGGACTCTCACAGTTCCGGTCGGGTAGATCATCTGGCTGGGCAGGTCTTCCACATACTCCGTCGCGATCTGCTGACTGCCGTCGAGCATCGTGTACGTGGTGACCTCGTTGCCGCGTGGGTCCGTCGTATGGGTGACTTCGCGGACTGTTGTCGCCATGTCCTGTGCGCGAGCAACCTCCTGGAATTGCTTTCCCTCATCAGTTTTGGGATCAGGAACATCGTCGACTGGAGGAGGCGCCGGTAGCCGAGGCGGCGCCTGCCCGGGATCGCCCAAGACGGCCCCATCGCTTGCAAGCACGGCAAGTAGCCGACCCCTGGCCGCGCTGTCGGCGTCGTCGACTGCCGCAAGCAATCGATTGATTTCACCTTGTGCTGCCTCGGCCTGCTTCTGCAACTGGGCCGCTTTTTCCGCCGACATTCCCGCCGGGTCGATCAACACAACCCATTGGTCGGTGACGTTCAATTCGGTCGCGTCGATCGCATCAGCCTTGGCCAGCAGATCCCTGCGCGCCGCGCTGATCCAGGTACTGCCACTGTGCAATGCGCCGGCGAACGCTTCGGCGTAGTCCTTGAATGCCGACGCCTTGTTCGTCGCCCTTTCGAACATGCCTGCGGCGGCAGTATGGGCTTGTCCGGCCCAGCCGCGTGCCTCAGGCATCGCGTCGATGCGATCATCGAGATTTCGAACCACGGTATGAATCGATATTCCGGAGTTCTTGACCGACGTTCCAGCGGGCTCCAGCGATTCCGGGTTCCAGCTTTGCAGCCGCGAACGTGACGGCAACATGTCAGAACAGTCCCTTGAAATCGCCGGCGAGCGTAGCGTCATCGACTTCGTACCGGTCTCCGGCACCTCGGACCGCTCGCCCAACCGCACCGATGTCGCTGACGATATCGGTTGCCACCGACCCGAGATGTTCGCCTACCAGGCGTGCCGCCCACTGCGTGTCTGACCCGGGCAGTCCGTCAGCCGCGGTGCTGGCGACTTTGCCGACATCAAGCCCACTGATCTCCGCCGCGGCGTTGTCGACCTGACTGGCGAACGCGCGCAACAATTCCGGATTGACTAACACCTAGCCCCCTCAAGCTGTTTCAAGCCAGCAGTCCACGCGGGACCACTGGCTTGAATCTAACAGCTACTTCACAGGAAGCGGGGCGGCAACTTCGCCAAGCCTCAGCCGTCAGGCCGTGAGGACCGCGTCCAGTGCGGAGTAGAAGAGGCCGAGACCGTCGTCGGAGGGGCCGGTCAAGGCTTCCGTTGCGTGTTCGGGGTGCGGCATGAGGCCGACGACGCGACGGTTGGCCGAGCAGACGCCTGCGATGTTGCGCATCGAGCCGTTGAGGTTCTCGCGGTAGCGGAAGACGACGCGATCCTCGGCTTCGAGTTCGTCGAGCACCGCCTCGGAGGCCACGTAGCGGCCTTCACCTGACTTCAGCGGGATCAGCAGATCGGCGCCCGGCTCGTAGCGCGTCGTCCACACCGTCGAGGAGGATGACACCTCGAGCCACACGTCGCGGCAGATGAAGTGCAGTCCGGCGTTGCGGGTCAAGGCACCGGGCAGCAAGCCCGCCTCGCACAGCACCTGAAAACCGTTGCAGATGCCCAGGACCGGCATTCCGTTTTCAGCCGCGGAGATCACCGAACCCATCACCGGGGCGAACTTGGCGATCGCGCCGCAGCGCAGGTAGTCGCCGTAGGAGAAGCCGCCGGGCACCACGACGGCGTCGACGCCGTGCAGGTCCGCGTCGGCGTGCCAGAGGTTGACCGCTTCGGCCCCGGCCAGTCGCACCGCACGCGCGGCGTCGACGTCGTCGAGGGTGCCGGGGAAGGTGATGACCCCGACGCGGGCGGTCACGAATCCTCCCGGCTCACCGCGAAGTCTTCGATCACGGTGTTGGCCAACAGGGACTCGGCGATCTCGGCCAGCGTCTCGTCGGCCACGGAATCGTCGACCTCGAGCTCAAAGCGCTTGCCTTGTCGAACATCTGAGATACCCGCATGCCCGAGACGGCCGAGCGCCCCGACAATGGCCTGCCCCTGGGGGTCCAGGATCTCAGCCTTGGGCATCACATGCACAACTACCTTTGCCACGGCGCACACTCTACCGGCACGACCCCAGGTAGGCGTCGCACAGTGGCCTGGTCATCGCATCGAAGACCTGGCTATCGGGAATCGTCGGCCACGGAATCTGCGGCGGGGTCGTTGACCACATGGCGAGCTCCACCACGGTGCTGTTGCGGGTGTCGGCCAGCAAATACTGATGCAGCACCCTGGTGCCGTCGACGCTCAGCACCGCCGCGAGCTGACCGGGCACGTCGGTGGTGATCGACGGAGAGGCCTGTGGTGCGGTCAGTTGGCAGGCCCGCAGCGCGCCGGCCGCCACCCGGATCACCCCGAGCGTGATGTCGGCGCCGCGCCAGGTCTCGCCGCGCCAGTGCACCACCTGCGCCTGCACCTGCCATTGACCGCCCGGCTCAGGGATGAGCGCCCGCGCACTGACCGCGTAGCCGCGGGCGTCACCAGGCAGCGGCGGCGTCGCGCAGTCGTCCTCGAAGCGGAACCGCGGGCTCACCGTCGCCACCGCCAACCCGGCAGGCTCCTGCCAGTGGTAGTTGCGGAACAGGGGAATCTCCGACGCGGCGATCCATGCGGAGGCGGGGATCTGGTCGCACATCGGCGGACAGGTTGAGGGCTGCGACGAGGCCGCCCCGGGCGCGGCCGCCAGTCCGAAGACCGCGAGCAACATCGCCCACATCATCCGCATGATTGCAGCCACTGAGGGCAACAATATAGGCATGCAATTGACGCATTTCGGACATTCATGCCTTCTGGCCAGCATGTCGGACACCACGGTGTTGTTCGACCCGGGCAATTTCTCGCACGGATTCGAGGGCATCACCGGCCTGTCGGCAATCCTGATCACCCATCAGCACCCCGATCACGCCGATCCGGCCCGCCTGCCCGCGCTGGTCGACGCCAACCCGCAGGCCGCCCTGTACGCCGATCCGCAGACCGCTGCCCAGCTGGGTGGAGCCTGGCAGGCCGTGCAGGTAGGCGACCAGTTCCAGGTCGGCAACATCACCGTTCGCGGCGTCGGCGGCAGGCACGCGGTGATCCACCCGGAAATCCCGGTGATCGACAACATTTCGTATCTGCTGGGCGATGACGAGCATCCGGCGCGATTGATGCATCCGGGCGACGCGCTGTTCGTACCCGGCGAGCCGGTCGACGTGCTGGCCACCCCGGCTGCCGCGCCGTGGATGAAGGTATCCGAGGCCGTCGAGTACCTGCGCGCGGTGGCGCCGGCCCGGGCGGTGCCGATCCACCAGGGCATCATCGAGCGCAACGCGCGGGGCATCTACTACGGCCGGCTCAGCGAGATGACCACCACCGATTTCCAGGTACTCGACGAGGAAAACGGCACCGAGTTCTAAGCGATGTCGGCCGCCGCGCCCCGACCGGCGGCGCGGCCCGAGAAGATGCAGCCGCCCAGGAACGTTCCCTCCAGGGACCGGTAGCCGTGCACGCCCCCGCCGCCGAAT
It encodes the following:
- the purS gene encoding phosphoribosylformylglycinamidine synthase subunit PurS; the protein is MAKVVVHVMPKAEILDPQGQAIVGALGRLGHAGISDVRQGKRFELEVDDSVADETLAEIAESLLANTVIEDFAVSREDS
- a CDS encoding type VII secretion target produces the protein MLVNPELLRAFASQVDNAAAEISGLDVGKVASTAADGLPGSDTQWAARLVGEHLGSVATDIVSDIGAVGRAVRGAGDRYEVDDATLAGDFKGLF
- a CDS encoding WXG100 family type VII secretion target, coding for MPETGTKSMTLRSPAISRDCSDMLPSRSRLQSWNPESLEPAGTSVKNSGISIHTVVRNLDDRIDAMPEARGWAGQAHTAAAGMFERATNKASAFKDYAEAFAGALHSGSTWISAARRDLLAKADAIDATELNVTDQWVVLIDPAGMSAEKAAQLQKQAEAAQGEINRLLAAVDDADSAARGRLLAVLASDGAVLGDPGQAPPRLPAPPPVDDVPDPKTDEGKQFQEVARAQDMATTVREVTHTTDPRGNEVTTYTMLDGSQQIATEYVEDLPSQMIYPTGTVRVLHLDKNGNWISDTTTTPREDGGKRTDVAWADGTHMTISQNPDGTQSGSCIAANGNEKKLPDSFFQDPIPTLTGGALSGLEVKAGKGIQGVSPHVLDGLKAGAKWGGPAMGIAQMALGIYTGDTAYEKCVAAWSGGIGLAGGFATSIAVGAIPGVGPLAAMGGNVAGGFVFGYVGKLVGNVMCGP
- the purQ gene encoding phosphoribosylformylglycinamidine synthase subunit PurQ, with translation MTARVGVITFPGTLDDVDAARAVRLAGAEAVNLWHADADLHGVDAVVVPGGFSYGDYLRCGAIAKFAPVMGSVISAAENGMPVLGICNGFQVLCEAGLLPGALTRNAGLHFICRDVWLEVSSSSTVWTTRYEPGADLLIPLKSGEGRYVASEAVLDELEAEDRVVFRYRENLNGSMRNIAGVCSANRRVVGLMPHPEHATEALTGPSDDGLGLFYSALDAVLTA
- a CDS encoding ATPase, with translation MRMMWAMLLAVFGLAAAPGAASSQPSTCPPMCDQIPASAWIAASEIPLFRNYHWQEPAGLAVATVSPRFRFEDDCATPPLPGDARGYAVSARALIPEPGGQWQVQAQVVHWRGETWRGADITLGVIRVAAGALRACQLTAPQASPSITTDVPGQLAAVLSVDGTRVLHQYLLADTRNSTVVELAMWSTTPPQIPWPTIPDSQVFDAMTRPLCDAYLGSCR
- a CDS encoding MBL fold metallo-hydrolase — protein: MQLTHFGHSCLLASMSDTTVLFDPGNFSHGFEGITGLSAILITHQHPDHADPARLPALVDANPQAALYADPQTAAQLGGAWQAVQVGDQFQVGNITVRGVGGRHAVIHPEIPVIDNISYLLGDDEHPARLMHPGDALFVPGEPVDVLATPAAAPWMKVSEAVEYLRAVAPARAVPIHQGIIERNARGIYYGRLSEMTTTDFQVLDEENGTEF